One genomic segment of Catalinimonas alkaloidigena includes these proteins:
- a CDS encoding WecB/TagA/CpsF family glycosyltransferase: MHIEKSHQLRSPSKKNLFTVHYSLVNYESASDVLVEHASQNNSYGLSALAVHGLIESVWSKELNEKVNKIDMVVPDGQPVRWALNYFHKAKLSDRVYGPTLTLYVLKKASEQNLKVFLYGSKKSTLVKFEAFIRNNYPGVQICGIHADRFRDATEEEDLEDIQKINESGAHIVLVGRGCPRQERWVADHLGKVNAVMMAVGAAFDFHAGNVSQAPSWMQNLGLEWLYRLVKEPKRLWRRYLYTNSYFIYLFIKYSLKPLIIRTK; this comes from the coding sequence ATGCATATTGAAAAAAGTCATCAATTACGCTCTCCTAGCAAGAAAAACTTATTTACTGTTCATTACTCATTAGTCAATTATGAGTCTGCCTCCGATGTTCTGGTTGAGCATGCAAGTCAAAATAACAGTTATGGGCTTTCAGCCTTAGCTGTGCATGGGCTAATTGAGTCAGTATGGAGCAAAGAACTGAACGAGAAAGTAAATAAGATTGATATGGTTGTTCCTGATGGACAGCCTGTGAGATGGGCTTTAAATTATTTTCATAAGGCCAAACTCTCAGACCGGGTTTATGGACCTACTTTGACCTTGTATGTTCTTAAGAAAGCTTCTGAACAAAATCTGAAAGTGTTCTTATATGGCAGTAAAAAAAGTACCTTGGTTAAGTTTGAAGCTTTTATTCGGAATAACTACCCCGGTGTACAAATTTGCGGCATACATGCAGACAGATTCCGCGATGCTACTGAAGAAGAGGACTTAGAAGATATTCAAAAAATCAATGAGTCCGGTGCACATATCGTGTTAGTAGGGCGTGGCTGTCCTAGGCAAGAGAGATGGGTTGCAGATCATTTGGGTAAAGTAAACGCTGTAATGATGGCAGTAGGAGCAGCTTTTGATTTTCATGCGGGGAATGTAAGTCAGGCCCCTTCATGGATGCAAAACTTAGGTTTAGAGTGGCTTTATCGTCTAGTGAAAGAACCTAAAAGGTTGTGGCGGAGATATCTTTATACGAATTCTTATTTCATCTATCTATTTATAAAGTACTCTTTAAAACCATTAATAATCAGAACAAAATAA
- a CDS encoding polysaccharide biosynthesis/export family protein → MKSLSFFLLLLLTIVSCIPNKQVVYFPNPEFSTEVSTEIHNPRQIYRLQPRDVLSVRILTLDSESAAYFNIQPNTGFMNLNPAGFYLNGYSIDEEGNIFLPEVGPVNVLDLTLNEAQSVIADAIGEYLSTATVIVKLTSFKITVLGEVNNPGYYYVYNDQANLLEGLGLASDLTEFGNRENITLIRQTEDGSEVVLLNLKDPDILSSKYYFLQPNDVIYVQPLKAKNTRSNLSTFTILSVLFGAISSTILLLRYVND, encoded by the coding sequence ATGAAATCTTTATCCTTTTTTCTTTTATTGCTACTTACCATTGTCTCCTGTATACCTAACAAACAAGTAGTTTACTTTCCCAATCCCGAATTCAGCACTGAGGTTTCTACAGAGATACATAACCCAAGACAAATCTATCGCCTTCAACCCAGAGATGTATTGTCTGTAAGGATTCTGACTCTTGATTCAGAATCTGCGGCTTATTTTAATATTCAACCAAATACTGGATTTATGAACCTAAATCCAGCGGGCTTTTATCTCAACGGATATTCTATCGATGAAGAAGGTAACATTTTTTTACCTGAAGTTGGGCCAGTTAATGTCCTTGATTTAACGCTCAATGAAGCACAATCCGTCATCGCCGATGCCATAGGTGAATATCTAAGTACGGCAACAGTAATCGTTAAACTTACCAGCTTCAAAATTACTGTACTTGGAGAGGTGAATAATCCAGGTTATTACTATGTATATAACGACCAGGCTAATTTACTTGAAGGGCTTGGCTTGGCAAGTGATCTTACTGAATTCGGTAATCGTGAAAATATTACGCTCATTCGTCAAACAGAAGATGGATCTGAAGTAGTGTTGCTTAACCTTAAAGATCCAGACATATTATCTTCCAAATACTACTTCCTTCAGCCAAATGATGTGATTTATGTCCAACCTCTAAAAGCCAAGAATACGCGCAGCAACTTAAGTACCTTCACGATTCTAAGCGTACTCTTTGGAGCCATTTCCAGCACCATACTTTTGCTTAGATATGTAAATGATTAA
- a CDS encoding glycosyltransferase, whose translation MKILLSAYSCAPDAGSEPSCGWNWAVQLAGLGNQVWCFTAQSNKQVILNKLKTHPVENLRFIFIELPYWLEKTKASQFFPLAYMHYLIWQYYAYKVAKAKHASIGFDIVHHVTFGSIQLGSHMWKLPVPFVFGPVGGGEKIPQTLEKYSSSGALRDNLRSFMSFVIMNIFKSTNATSQASLVLATSCDTADVAKRLDAKNVKLFLDCGVSAGFMPEITPKREVKNYIDVLWVGRLLPQKGLDLVLDVFKRLGKNHNIRLTVVGEGPMGDEYKKNVKKNDLEDIVSFVGTLEYSELREYYLSHHILMFCPLRNAFGIQILEAMACGLPVITLDQHGAGTLIPEGVCIKVNPNDDSLIDRLKEALIKLAKNKRYRNQLSSNGLEYAKENSWLKKAQTMTSEYEKLSVKRERVSEKKLRIH comes from the coding sequence ATGAAAATTCTTTTGTCTGCATACTCATGTGCGCCCGATGCTGGAAGTGAGCCAAGCTGTGGTTGGAATTGGGCAGTCCAACTTGCTGGTTTAGGAAATCAAGTATGGTGTTTTACTGCACAAAGTAATAAGCAAGTTATACTCAATAAACTAAAAACTCATCCTGTAGAGAACCTTCGTTTTATCTTTATTGAACTGCCATATTGGCTAGAAAAAACGAAAGCATCACAGTTCTTTCCTTTGGCATACATGCATTACCTTATTTGGCAGTACTATGCTTACAAGGTAGCTAAAGCTAAACATGCATCAATCGGTTTTGATATTGTTCATCACGTTACGTTTGGTTCTATTCAGTTAGGCTCGCATATGTGGAAGTTACCCGTACCATTTGTTTTTGGTCCGGTAGGAGGGGGAGAGAAGATTCCACAAACTTTAGAAAAATACTCATCTTCTGGTGCGCTTAGAGATAATTTACGAAGCTTCATGAGTTTTGTAATCATGAATATATTTAAAAGTACTAATGCTACTTCCCAAGCGTCACTTGTGCTAGCTACAAGTTGTGATACCGCAGATGTTGCTAAAAGGTTAGATGCAAAAAATGTTAAGTTATTCTTAGATTGTGGCGTTTCAGCTGGTTTCATGCCAGAAATTACACCTAAAAGAGAAGTGAAGAATTATATAGATGTATTGTGGGTAGGCAGATTACTTCCCCAAAAAGGTTTGGACTTAGTTTTAGACGTTTTCAAGAGATTAGGGAAAAATCATAATATAAGACTTACGGTTGTAGGAGAGGGCCCAATGGGTGATGAGTACAAAAAAAATGTAAAGAAAAACGACTTAGAAGATATTGTTAGCTTTGTTGGTACTCTCGAGTATTCAGAATTGAGGGAGTATTATCTAAGCCATCATATTCTCATGTTTTGCCCATTAAGAAATGCGTTTGGTATACAGATATTGGAAGCTATGGCATGCGGACTACCTGTAATAACCTTAGATCAACATGGGGCAGGCACATTAATTCCTGAAGGGGTATGTATCAAAGTAAATCCGAATGATGATAGTTTAATTGATCGTCTCAAAGAAGCTTTAATAAAATTAGCAAAAAACAAAAGGTACAGAAATCAACTATCAAGCAATGGGCTTGAGTATGCTAAAGAAAACAGTTGGCTCAAAAAGGCTCAGACCATGACGAGTGAATATGAGAAGCTGTCAGTTAAACGAGAAAGAGTCTCCGAGAAGAAGCTTCGTATCCACTAA
- a CDS encoding NAD-dependent epimerase/dehydratase family protein, producing MKTMLVTGSSGLIGSEVVKKFCEEGWNVIGVDNNMRSDFFGEGGDTRWNQKRLESTYTNFKHTELDIRNRKDVLNFMESISPDAIVHTAAQPSHDLAASRPFDDFDTNAVGTLNLLESTRRFFPETVFVHLSTNKVYGDAPNYLNLKEEETRWEYADVAYKNGIKESFTIDQSKHSLFGASKVAADVMVQEYGRYFNIPTCCLRGGCLTGPNHSGVELHGFLSYLIRCNLEGKLYKIFGYKGKQVRDNIHSYDVTRFIEEFIKAPRVAEVYNIGGGRDNSTSILEAFKLIEGISGKPMQYEYVDKNREGDHMCYISDLSKIKDHYPNWDITKNLKTTFEEIYQSWESRFSLAK from the coding sequence ATGAAGACAATGTTAGTGACTGGCTCTAGCGGGCTTATAGGTAGTGAAGTTGTTAAGAAATTCTGCGAAGAAGGATGGAATGTTATAGGAGTAGATAATAATATGAGGTCAGATTTTTTCGGAGAAGGAGGAGATACTCGCTGGAATCAAAAACGGTTAGAAAGCACATATACTAATTTTAAACATACTGAGCTGGATATCAGAAATCGCAAAGATGTACTTAACTTTATGGAAAGTATATCTCCTGATGCTATTGTACATACAGCGGCTCAGCCGAGTCATGACCTAGCTGCAAGCAGACCTTTTGACGATTTTGATACTAATGCCGTAGGGACGCTTAATCTGCTTGAGTCAACCCGCAGGTTTTTTCCTGAAACTGTGTTTGTCCACCTTTCCACAAACAAAGTATACGGTGATGCACCCAACTATCTGAATCTAAAAGAGGAAGAAACTCGCTGGGAATATGCAGATGTAGCTTACAAAAATGGTATCAAGGAAAGCTTTACCATTGACCAGTCTAAACATTCTTTATTTGGCGCATCCAAAGTGGCGGCAGATGTAATGGTCCAGGAATATGGGCGATACTTTAATATCCCAACCTGTTGTCTTCGTGGGGGTTGCCTTACAGGGCCAAATCATTCCGGAGTAGAGCTTCATGGCTTTTTGAGCTATCTGATCAGGTGTAACTTAGAGGGTAAACTGTATAAGATATTTGGTTACAAAGGAAAGCAAGTAAGAGATAATATTCACTCATACGATGTTACACGCTTTATAGAAGAATTTATCAAAGCACCCCGTGTAGCTGAAGTATATAACATCGGGGGAGGTAGAGATAACTCAACTTCAATCCTTGAAGCGTTCAAATTAATTGAAGGTATTTCAGGTAAACCTATGCAATATGAATATGTAGATAAAAACCGTGAAGGGGATCATATGTGTTATATCTCGGACCTGTCAAAAATAAAAGATCATTATCCTAACTGGGATATTACTAAGAATCTGAAAACTACTTTTGAAGAGATATATCAGTCATGGGAGAGTAGGTTTTCTCTAGCTAAATAA
- a CDS encoding glycosyltransferase family 1 protein, with amino-acid sequence MNILLSAFACRPNFGSEPGVGWNFTVELAKSHQVYVATRGENRKAIEQYEEYEKISKNVTFLYYDLPTWMGFKDTESSTAHLYYFLWQIGVFFQAKRWLLRYQIDLIHHITYGVFRIPSLLAFLGKPFIFGPLGGGEKYPFYLKKGLKKRHILIDLFRDLVNKLSIYNPLLRQTFKNSTLIACKNLETLKQIPSKYHERCIINTEIGLQEIPRISESQSQDSTQMELKLLYVGRLVYWKGLHLVLEAFALLLQKKPNYQLTIIGNGNDKQWFNKQAIKLNINHKITWIDRISQEHLFSIYQNYDLMVFPSLREAGGNVVIEAIAHQLPVICLDLGGPGEHITEKCGVIISTRNKNEQKIIREIAEVIQYINCNRGVLSQLKKTTQSRAKLFLLEKIVSQIYNHPLLQKHRESVY; translated from the coding sequence ATGAATATCCTTCTCTCTGCATTTGCATGCCGACCTAATTTTGGTAGTGAGCCTGGCGTAGGCTGGAATTTCACGGTAGAATTGGCTAAATCACATCAGGTATATGTAGCTACCCGAGGTGAAAATCGTAAGGCCATTGAGCAGTATGAAGAATATGAGAAAATTTCTAAAAATGTCACTTTTCTTTATTATGATCTTCCCACTTGGATGGGCTTTAAAGATACGGAGTCATCTACAGCACATCTTTATTATTTCCTGTGGCAGATAGGAGTGTTCTTTCAAGCTAAACGGTGGCTGCTTCGCTATCAGATTGATTTAATACACCATATAACATATGGTGTGTTTCGTATACCCTCCTTGCTCGCGTTTCTAGGTAAACCTTTCATTTTTGGCCCTTTAGGGGGAGGAGAAAAATACCCTTTTTATTTAAAAAAGGGGTTAAAAAAACGCCATATTCTAATTGATTTATTCCGAGATCTTGTCAACAAGCTATCAATTTATAATCCATTGCTACGACAAACCTTTAAAAACAGCACACTGATTGCCTGTAAAAACCTTGAAACACTCAAGCAAATTCCTTCCAAGTATCATGAGCGATGTATTATTAATACGGAAATTGGTCTTCAAGAAATTCCAAGAATTTCGGAGAGTCAATCTCAAGACAGTACCCAGATGGAATTGAAACTACTTTACGTTGGACGTTTAGTGTATTGGAAAGGGTTACATCTTGTCTTGGAAGCATTTGCACTATTACTTCAAAAAAAACCTAATTATCAACTCACTATCATTGGCAATGGAAATGATAAACAATGGTTCAATAAGCAGGCTATAAAACTTAATATTAATCATAAAATAACATGGATTGATAGAATCTCTCAGGAGCATTTATTTAGCATCTACCAGAACTATGACCTCATGGTGTTTCCAAGCTTGCGTGAAGCAGGAGGCAATGTTGTTATTGAAGCTATTGCTCATCAATTACCTGTAATATGTCTTGACCTAGGAGGGCCGGGAGAGCATATAACTGAAAAATGTGGTGTGATTATTTCAACCAGAAACAAAAATGAGCAAAAAATAATAAGAGAAATTGCGGAAGTAATTCAATATATAAACTGTAATAGAGGTGTACTAAGTCAGCTTAAGAAAACGACGCAATCTCGTGCAAAACTTTTTTTATTGGAAAAAATTGTTAGCCAAATATATAATCATCCATTGCTTCAAAAACACAGAGAAAGTGTCTATTAA
- a CDS encoding exopolysaccharide biosynthesis polyprenyl glycosylphosphotransferase, protein MQNYYRSLKKFQYSTALPIFLMITDAFIIYSLIKVSIHYNWLTAVDYEPTILGLVTAFLILSWVISGLIASTYQVENLGTLEKIMYYSSNTSVLYAALLIGLKLSSILPGFSWLDLSLIFSSTVISVVLVRSFMLRLYRYYRKLPFNQKPCIVIGTNQSALNLFHYFQNTPTLTQRFKGFFDHEEPFLNELKPWYLGGLSEVQAFCLENGIKEIYYTKPNDRSYLNDLQDFAERHFIYLGIVPDLDSDEKRKIDAQLFDDGKIPVISFRNTPLRLIVNAQIKRLFDILFSGLVLIALSISVFPIIALAIKIDSPGPILFRQLRPGRNNRLFWCYKFRTMKVNNQVEVQASKNDTRITRFGAFLRKTSLDELPQFFNVLIGDMSVVGPRPNMQNQLLYYSKHIPEYPIRHTITPGITGYAQVSGFRGETKELYLMRKRVEYDLEYMQNWSLSLDIKIIWLTVLNMIKGEENAY, encoded by the coding sequence ATGCAAAACTATTATCGTAGCCTTAAAAAATTTCAATACTCTACCGCGCTACCTATATTTTTGATGATTACAGATGCTTTTATTATATACAGCTTAATAAAAGTTTCCATTCATTATAATTGGTTGACGGCAGTAGATTATGAGCCAACTATACTTGGGCTTGTTACTGCATTTTTAATATTAAGCTGGGTAATATCTGGCTTAATAGCGTCCACTTATCAGGTAGAAAATTTAGGGACGCTTGAAAAAATCATGTATTACTCAAGTAATACGAGTGTTTTATATGCAGCTTTGCTAATTGGCTTAAAGCTAAGTTCAATTTTACCTGGCTTTTCCTGGCTGGACCTTTCACTTATTTTTAGTAGCACTGTAATCTCAGTAGTTCTGGTTCGAAGTTTTATGCTGAGACTTTACAGATATTACCGAAAACTCCCATTCAATCAAAAACCCTGTATCGTAATCGGAACCAATCAGAGTGCGCTTAACCTTTTCCATTATTTCCAGAATACTCCTACATTGACGCAGCGGTTCAAAGGTTTTTTTGATCATGAAGAGCCCTTTCTAAACGAACTCAAGCCCTGGTATTTGGGAGGGCTGTCTGAGGTACAAGCATTCTGTCTGGAAAATGGAATCAAAGAGATTTATTACACCAAACCCAACGACAGGTCTTATCTAAATGATCTGCAGGATTTTGCTGAGAGGCATTTTATTTACCTTGGGATAGTGCCTGACTTAGACAGCGACGAGAAGAGGAAAATTGATGCTCAGTTGTTTGACGACGGCAAAATTCCTGTCATTTCTTTTAGGAATACTCCCCTTCGTTTAATTGTAAATGCTCAAATTAAACGACTATTTGATATTCTTTTTTCGGGGCTGGTACTGATTGCGTTGTCAATCAGCGTTTTTCCTATCATCGCTTTGGCCATTAAAATTGATTCTCCCGGCCCAATCTTGTTCAGGCAGTTGAGACCTGGCAGAAATAATCGTCTCTTCTGGTGCTATAAGTTTCGTACAATGAAAGTGAATAATCAGGTTGAAGTTCAGGCTTCTAAAAACGATACCAGAATTACCCGTTTCGGTGCCTTTCTTCGCAAGACAAGTTTAGACGAACTGCCTCAATTCTTTAATGTATTGATCGGTGATATGTCGGTAGTAGGACCAAGACCTAATATGCAAAATCAACTGCTTTATTATTCTAAACATATCCCTGAATATCCTATTCGTCATACTATTACTCCCGGCATCACAGGCTATGCTCAAGTGAGTGGATTTCGTGGGGAGACAAAAGAGCTTTACCTGATGCGGAAAAGAGTGGAGTACGATTTAGAGTACATGCAAAACTGGAGTCTTAGTTTAGATATAAAAATTATCTGGCTTACAGTACTGAATATGATTAAAGGTGAAGAAAATGCATATTGA
- a CDS encoding glycosyltransferase family 2 protein, whose amino-acid sequence MKLIKISIVTPSFNQAEYIEEAIQSILNQNYPNFEHIIVDNCSTDGTIKILNKYPHLKYISEPDEGQSDAINKGFKRATGDVIGWLNADDYYYPDTFAKVNEQFANNKVDAIYSNVKFVNAEGKMIRSLRSHIPVRWMGYFLTFIQSTSFFFRRRIIEDNNLLDKDLFQCMDRDFFVRLLYRGYKFKFVNAYFAAFRWHQSNKSVSKSYSETSIKEHFYIINKNTSYSIESSRLNKFIYKVIVVLFVKPVRRTLKIISIFK is encoded by the coding sequence ATGAAACTCATTAAGATATCAATAGTAACTCCCTCTTTTAACCAAGCTGAATATATTGAGGAAGCAATACAAAGTATACTAAACCAAAATTATCCTAACTTTGAGCACATTATTGTAGACAACTGTTCCACCGATGGTACAATAAAGATATTGAACAAGTATCCACATTTAAAATATATTTCGGAGCCTGATGAAGGGCAAAGTGATGCTATTAATAAGGGGTTTAAGCGGGCGACAGGTGATGTGATAGGGTGGCTTAATGCAGATGATTATTATTATCCAGATACTTTTGCCAAGGTAAATGAACAATTCGCAAATAATAAAGTGGATGCCATTTACTCAAACGTAAAATTTGTGAATGCCGAAGGAAAAATGATCAGGAGTCTAAGATCTCACATTCCAGTTAGATGGATGGGATATTTTCTAACTTTTATACAGTCAACTTCCTTTTTCTTTAGGCGTAGAATTATAGAAGATAATAACCTGCTTGATAAAGACCTATTCCAATGTATGGATAGGGATTTCTTCGTTAGACTACTATATAGAGGGTACAAGTTTAAATTTGTGAACGCTTATTTTGCCGCTTTTCGTTGGCATCAAAGTAATAAGTCTGTATCTAAAAGTTATAGTGAAACCAGCATAAAAGAACATTTCTATATTATTAATAAAAATACTTCATACAGTATAGAAAGCTCACGTCTTAATAAATTTATATACAAAGTAATTGTTGTACTTTTTGTCAAACCTGTGAGAAGGACTTTAAAAATCATAAGTATTTTCAAATAG
- a CDS encoding glycosyltransferase codes for MKKLLVIGQTPPPYHGQALMTERLIKAKLPGIKIYFIRLAFSKDIHNIGKAGFKKVFHLLEVIARGIYISLRYNVNTIYYMPAGPNRTPVFRDMAILGILRRFIPASIFHFRAAGLSDFIQSQPSWFHSLAYWVYRYPNAAIQLSSLNPADGKYFKAKNTYILPNGLEDQAEGMLSSSSNEASTNNNIVHILFVGMLSESKGVKVLLEAINLLKDENVKLHIVGEFTSAEFEQETKHFCKKNKLDGIVLWEGVLHGKDKWEKYLHADIFCFPSFYESESFGNVVVEAMMFKLPVVASNWRGIPDIVVDGTTGWLVPPRDVEATANKLRMLIQNPLLRKQMGEAGRQRYLEKYRLEIFLTNMHKILLTESQA; via the coding sequence ATGAAGAAACTTTTAGTAATTGGTCAGACCCCACCTCCCTATCATGGACAAGCCTTGATGACTGAACGGTTGATAAAGGCAAAATTACCGGGAATTAAGATCTACTTCATCCGATTAGCTTTCTCAAAAGATATCCATAACATTGGTAAAGCTGGCTTTAAGAAAGTGTTCCATTTGCTCGAGGTAATTGCCAGGGGCATTTATATCAGTCTTCGCTACAATGTCAATACTATATATTATATGCCGGCAGGTCCCAATAGGACTCCAGTATTTAGAGATATGGCAATACTGGGTATACTTAGAAGGTTTATACCCGCTTCAATATTTCACTTTAGAGCTGCTGGCTTATCCGATTTTATTCAGTCTCAGCCTTCCTGGTTTCACTCTTTAGCCTATTGGGTATACCGCTACCCTAACGCAGCCATTCAGTTATCTTCCTTAAATCCAGCGGATGGGAAGTATTTTAAAGCCAAGAATACTTATATACTACCTAACGGATTAGAGGATCAGGCTGAAGGTATGCTTTCTTCTTCCAGTAATGAAGCGTCTACAAACAATAATATAGTTCATATTTTATTTGTAGGTATGCTCAGTGAGAGCAAAGGCGTAAAAGTATTATTAGAAGCCATTAATTTACTGAAAGATGAGAACGTTAAATTACATATCGTTGGCGAATTTACTTCGGCAGAATTTGAGCAGGAAACAAAACACTTCTGCAAAAAAAATAAGCTTGATGGTATAGTTTTGTGGGAAGGGGTACTGCATGGAAAAGATAAATGGGAAAAATACCTTCATGCTGATATTTTTTGTTTTCCAAGCTTTTATGAATCAGAGTCATTTGGAAATGTAGTTGTAGAGGCAATGATGTTCAAGCTTCCTGTAGTAGCCAGTAACTGGAGAGGAATTCCAGATATTGTGGTGGACGGTACAACCGGATGGTTAGTCCCCCCAAGAGATGTGGAAGCTACGGCCAACAAATTACGAATGCTCATCCAAAATCCTCTGTTAAGGAAACAAATGGGTGAAGCCGGTCGTCAGCGGTACCTTGAAAAGTACAGACTGGAAATTTTTTTAACAAACATGCATAAAATATTATTAACAGAAAGCCAAGCATGA
- a CDS encoding SDR family oxidoreductase encodes MSVIHLSNVVVITGASGGVGRATAREFARKGYKVALLARGKEGLEGASKDVEALGGKALAIQLDLANAEEVEGAAERIEEELGPISIWVNNAMNSVFSPVKEMKAEEYKRVTEVTYLGQVYGTLAAYKRMRKRNSGSIILVGSALAFRGIPLQSAYCASKHAIQGFFDSFRSELIHDESNINVSMIQLPAMNTTQFAWVKSRLPMKGKPMGKIYQPEVAARAIFYAAHHQQRSIYVGSATAQTIVGNKFFPGLLDHYLAKVGYTGQQTDEAEEPGRPHNLWEPIKEDRGSHGSFDSEATDYSLELQATTTQRNTTLAVLATGLLAAITLLWVKKN; translated from the coding sequence ATGTCTGTCATCCATCTGAGCAATGTTGTAGTAATTACCGGAGCATCGGGAGGCGTAGGAAGAGCTACTGCTCGTGAGTTTGCAAGAAAAGGCTATAAAGTTGCGCTACTGGCCCGCGGTAAAGAGGGACTTGAAGGAGCCAGCAAAGATGTGGAAGCTTTGGGGGGAAAAGCACTTGCTATTCAGCTTGATCTGGCTAATGCCGAGGAAGTAGAAGGAGCGGCCGAACGCATTGAAGAAGAACTTGGTCCGATCAGTATCTGGGTCAACAATGCTATGAATTCCGTTTTTTCTCCTGTAAAGGAAATGAAAGCTGAAGAGTACAAACGGGTTACTGAAGTCACGTACCTTGGTCAAGTATACGGAACACTGGCAGCATATAAACGAATGCGCAAGCGCAACAGTGGCTCTATCATATTGGTAGGTTCAGCCCTGGCTTTTAGAGGCATCCCCCTGCAATCTGCATACTGTGCCTCAAAACATGCCATCCAGGGATTTTTTGATTCTTTCCGTTCCGAACTTATCCATGATGAAAGTAACATAAATGTATCTATGATACAGCTTCCTGCTATGAACACTACACAGTTTGCCTGGGTAAAATCTCGTCTACCTATGAAAGGTAAACCTATGGGCAAAATTTACCAGCCTGAGGTAGCAGCTCGTGCTATTTTTTATGCTGCACATCATCAGCAGAGAAGTATTTATGTAGGTTCTGCTACTGCTCAAACCATAGTGGGTAATAAATTTTTTCCGGGTCTCCTAGACCACTATCTGGCAAAGGTTGGCTATACAGGACAGCAGACAGATGAAGCAGAGGAGCCAGGTCGTCCACATAACTTATGGGAGCCTATCAAGGAAGATCGCGGATCTCATGGTAGTTTTGACAGTGAGGCTACTGATTATAGCCTTGAACTACAGGCTACTACTACCCAACGGAATACTACGCTAGCAGTACTTGCCACCGGATTACTGGCAGCCATTACTTTGCTCTGGGTAAAGAAAAACTAA